A window of Calderihabitans maritimus contains these coding sequences:
- the murC gene encoding UDP-N-acetylmuramate--L-alanine ligase produces the protein MQKSNGWIHFVGIGGAGMSGIAKILLELGYQVSGSDLRASDITQRLEKLGARVYIGHRPDNVADNVTRVVVSSAIPVDNPEIQKAKDCGIPVMQRAEMLGWLMQRQKGIAVAGAHGKTTTTSMISLVLERNGLDPTLVVGGEVYDIGCNAKLGRGEYLVAEADESDGSFLKLKPEVAVVTNVENDHLDYYGSFERILEAFTRFVKLVPSHGFALLCTDDRNLNKLASSAGVPCLTYGLKGNPDFQAANVIKNGFETTADILYQGKKIGKVELQIPGVHNIINALAAVAVGMKLGIPFSGIAEALKTFRGVQRRFQLTGEVNGVRVVDDYAHHPTELKATLQAARQTGPRRVIAVFQPHRYTRTKFLHKEFGAAFSKADLVIVNQIYSAGEKPIPGVSAELIVEAIREAGQNVLYFEHQEDIVDFLAEHHYPGDLILTLGAGNIWKTGVELVKRLQSLSQTSTATR, from the coding sequence GTGCAGAAATCCAACGGCTGGATTCATTTTGTTGGTATTGGCGGAGCCGGTATGAGCGGTATTGCTAAGATTTTGCTGGAACTGGGCTATCAGGTTTCAGGATCGGACCTGCGAGCATCAGATATTACCCAGAGGTTGGAAAAATTAGGGGCTAGAGTCTATATCGGACACAGGCCGGACAACGTGGCAGATAATGTGACTCGAGTGGTGGTTTCCTCCGCCATTCCTGTGGATAACCCGGAAATTCAAAAGGCAAAGGATTGTGGTATCCCGGTTATGCAGCGGGCGGAGATGTTGGGCTGGCTGATGCAGCGGCAAAAGGGTATCGCTGTAGCGGGAGCCCACGGCAAGACCACAACTACCTCCATGATTTCTTTGGTACTGGAAAGAAATGGACTCGACCCAACTTTGGTGGTGGGGGGAGAGGTTTACGATATCGGGTGTAATGCCAAACTGGGACGGGGAGAATATCTGGTAGCGGAAGCTGACGAGAGCGACGGGTCCTTCTTAAAGCTAAAGCCTGAAGTAGCGGTAGTAACCAATGTAGAAAATGACCATTTAGATTATTACGGTAGTTTCGAGCGCATATTGGAAGCTTTTACTCGATTCGTAAAGTTAGTACCCTCCCACGGTTTTGCACTGCTGTGTACTGACGATAGAAATTTAAACAAACTGGCTTCTTCGGCAGGAGTTCCCTGTCTAACTTATGGTCTTAAAGGAAATCCGGATTTTCAGGCGGCTAATGTGATAAAGAACGGATTTGAAACTACAGCCGACATCCTGTACCAAGGAAAAAAAATAGGTAAAGTGGAACTTCAAATTCCAGGAGTGCATAATATAATTAATGCCCTGGCGGCTGTTGCCGTAGGAATGAAGTTAGGAATACCTTTTTCTGGAATAGCGGAAGCTTTAAAAACTTTCCGGGGGGTACAGAGGCGCTTCCAGTTGACCGGTGAGGTTAACGGTGTACGGGTAGTGGATGATTATGCCCACCATCCTACGGAGTTAAAGGCGACCTTGCAAGCGGCCCGTCAGACAGGGCCCCGGAGAGTTATTGCCGTTTTCCAGCCTCACCGCTACACCAGAACCAAGTTTCTGCACAAGGAGTTTGGCGCAGCTTTTTCCAAGGCAGACCTGGTTATTGTAAATCAAATTTACAGTGCCGGAGAGAAACCTATACCGGGTGTCAGCGCCGAATTAATAGTGGAAGCTATTCGGGAGGCCGGGCAGAATGTGCTCTATTTTGAACACCAGGAAGATATCGTGGATTTCCTGGCCGAGCATCATTACCCCGGCGACCTGATTCTTACTCTGGGAGCAGGGAATATTTGGAAGACGGGAGTGGAACTAGTGAAGCGACTGCAGAGCTTAAGTCAAACTTCAACCGCAACCCGTTAA
- the murG gene encoding undecaprenyldiphospho-muramoylpentapeptide beta-N-acetylglucosaminyltransferase: MRVLVTGGGTGGHVYPAISIIRGLQKKLSQVEVLYVGTRRGLEADIVPKEGIPFRTITVTGLERKLSWRAVTTVCKGITGMVQARQLLKQFRPDVVIGTGGYVSGPVVLLAALMGYPTLLHEQNALPGLTNRWLARFVDVICVTFPDSLAYFPEKKGRVTGLPVRPEILRVTRDEGIKKLGLDFRKKTLLALGGSRGARSINRAMLSVVQKYLASEALQIIHVTGRDGYQETMAGLERLGIDVVNSGNITIKPYLYHIEYALAAADLVVARAGAAFLAEMMIKGIPGILIPYPYAAENHQEFNARSLERQGAAVVIPDVELNGQRLLATVENLMADQERLRRMSERCRQLGKPGALEDIVNAVMELAGGKSKRE; the protein is encoded by the coding sequence TTGCGGGTTTTGGTGACCGGTGGTGGAACAGGTGGTCATGTTTACCCGGCCATAAGTATTATTCGGGGTTTACAAAAAAAGCTTTCCCAGGTTGAGGTTCTTTACGTAGGTACCCGAAGGGGACTTGAAGCGGATATAGTACCCAAGGAAGGGATTCCCTTTCGTACCATCACCGTAACCGGCCTGGAAAGGAAATTATCTTGGCGTGCAGTGACCACAGTTTGCAAAGGAATAACGGGAATGGTCCAAGCGCGGCAACTTTTAAAGCAGTTCCGACCGGATGTGGTAATTGGAACCGGAGGATACGTCAGCGGTCCGGTCGTATTATTAGCTGCCTTAATGGGATATCCGACCCTGTTACATGAGCAAAATGCTTTGCCCGGGCTTACCAACCGATGGTTAGCACGTTTTGTAGATGTTATATGTGTGACTTTTCCCGACTCTTTGGCTTACTTTCCGGAGAAGAAAGGGAGAGTTACCGGGCTCCCGGTACGGCCGGAGATATTACGAGTAACAAGGGATGAGGGCATTAAGAAATTAGGCTTGGATTTTCGAAAAAAAACCTTGCTAGCTCTCGGGGGAAGCCGGGGGGCCAGAAGCATTAACCGGGCCATGTTGTCGGTAGTCCAGAAATACTTGGCTAGTGAAGCTTTACAGATTATACATGTTACCGGCAGAGACGGATACCAGGAAACTATGGCGGGACTGGAGAGGTTGGGTATAGATGTGGTTAATTCTGGGAATATTACCATTAAACCCTACCTATACCATATAGAATATGCGCTGGCGGCTGCTGATTTAGTAGTAGCCAGGGCAGGAGCCGCTTTCCTGGCAGAAATGATGATAAAAGGCATTCCCGGTATTTTAATTCCTTATCCGTATGCGGCAGAAAATCATCAGGAATTCAATGCTCGCTCCCTTGAGCGACAGGGGGCAGCAGTGGTGATACCTGACGTGGAACTTAACGGGCAAAGGCTTCTGGCTACGGTGGAGAATTTAATGGCAGATCAGGAACGGTTGCGGCGTATGTCGGAAAGGTGTCGTCAATTGGGCAAACCCGGTGCGCTCGAAGATATAGTTAATGCCGTAATGGAATTAGCTGGTGGCAAGTCCAAAAGAGAATAG
- the spoVE gene encoding stage V sporulation protein E, producing the protein MARQKRPPDFIIFLTTLLLLGLGIIMVFSASAYSALLYNNDMFYYLKKQLTWALLGLGAMAVAMHIPYFRLRKYAGFFLIIAFGLLILVLTGAGITHKGSSRWLGIGSLSFQPSELTKLVMVIYMAHSLSQHQDKMKSFTKGVLPHLGILAAVCLLILAQPDLGTAVAIAGTSYLMMLIAGARWSHMGLLAIAGIALVAAAIAAAPYRMERFTAFLNPWLDPTGSGFQTIQSLLALGSGGPFGLGLGRGRQKLLFVPERHTDFIYAILGEELGFLGASLVIVLFFLFLWRGLRVAVTARDTYGSLLAAGITCMIALQAVINIGVVTGSLPVTGITLPFISYGGSSLVFTLAGVGILLNVSRYCSLR; encoded by the coding sequence GTGGCACGGCAGAAGAGACCACCGGATTTTATTATATTTTTAACTACCCTTTTATTATTGGGGCTGGGAATTATTATGGTTTTTAGCGCCAGCGCTTATTCTGCGTTGTTGTATAACAATGATATGTTTTATTACCTTAAAAAGCAGTTAACCTGGGCCTTGCTAGGCCTCGGGGCCATGGCTGTAGCCATGCACATACCTTATTTTCGTTTGCGCAAATATGCCGGATTCTTTTTGATAATAGCTTTTGGGTTATTAATATTGGTATTGACGGGTGCCGGTATCACCCACAAGGGTTCTAGCCGGTGGTTAGGTATTGGTTCGCTTTCTTTTCAGCCTTCTGAATTGACCAAGCTGGTTATGGTTATATACATGGCTCATAGTTTAAGTCAACATCAGGATAAAATGAAATCATTTACCAAAGGCGTTTTACCTCATTTAGGCATTTTAGCAGCAGTCTGTCTTTTAATTTTGGCCCAGCCGGATTTGGGTACGGCGGTGGCCATCGCGGGAACTAGTTATTTAATGATGTTAATAGCCGGTGCCCGCTGGAGCCACATGGGACTGCTGGCGATTGCCGGGATAGCTCTGGTGGCGGCGGCGATAGCAGCCGCTCCTTACCGGATGGAAAGATTCACGGCTTTTCTCAACCCCTGGCTGGATCCTACTGGATCGGGTTTTCAGACCATTCAATCGCTCCTGGCCCTCGGTTCCGGGGGGCCGTTTGGCCTGGGACTGGGAAGGGGGCGGCAAAAATTGTTATTTGTTCCTGAGAGGCATACTGATTTTATTTATGCTATATTAGGAGAAGAATTAGGTTTTTTGGGAGCTTCTTTGGTAATAGTACTTTTCTTCCTGTTTCTATGGCGCGGGCTGCGGGTGGCCGTCACTGCCCGGGATACCTACGGCAGTCTACTGGCCGCTGGTATTACTTGTATGATTGCCTTACAGGCTGTTATCAATATTGGAGTGGTGACCGGTTCCCTTCCCGTAACCGGTATTACGCTGCCTTTCATCAGTTATGGAGGGTCTTCATTGGTATTTACTCTGGCCGGCGTGGGGATTTTGTTGAATGTTTCTCGTTATTGCTCGTTGCGTTAG
- the murD gene encoding UDP-N-acetylmuramoyl-L-alanine--D-glutamate ligase, protein MNWKGKKVLVIGMGHSGLAAARVLHEEGAQITLTDIKRKEELVQAIQSIEDLPVRLELGAYPEVNMENTDVVIISPGVPLSIAPVQQARASRIPVWSEIEAAYRFLEGPVVAITGTNGKTTTTALVGEMFKDAGRPVLVAGNIGIPLIREARSTNSDTVIVVEASSFQLETIDRFRPRVAVILNITPDHLDRHLTLEKYIQAKARIFENQSSSDFTILNYDDERVRSLASKTPGRVIFFSRQHMLEPGVYVQDGNVVVAIEGKKEVVCPAEEINIKGSHNLENALAGVAAGSAMGLAVDSIARTLRTFPGVAHRLEFVAEFGGVKYINDSKGTNPDAAIKALEAYAEPVVLIAGGKNKGSDFSSLAIKIKEKVRALVLVGEAAGNIQEAVEKVGFKNFYRVDTFEEAVKTAASLALPGDVVLLSPACASWDMFRSYEERGERFKSLVMQLKAGMDEGRKPD, encoded by the coding sequence ATGAACTGGAAAGGGAAAAAAGTTTTAGTTATAGGCATGGGTCATAGCGGTTTGGCTGCCGCTCGGGTCTTACATGAAGAGGGTGCTCAAATTACACTTACCGATATAAAAAGGAAAGAGGAGCTGGTCCAGGCTATCCAGAGTATTGAAGACTTGCCGGTACGGTTAGAGTTGGGCGCCTATCCGGAGGTGAACATGGAAAATACGGATGTAGTTATAATCAGCCCGGGTGTACCCTTAAGCATTGCTCCGGTTCAGCAGGCCCGGGCCTCTCGCATACCAGTCTGGAGTGAAATAGAAGCCGCCTATCGTTTCCTTGAAGGGCCGGTGGTAGCCATTACTGGTACTAATGGTAAGACGACGACTACCGCCTTAGTAGGCGAGATGTTCAAGGACGCGGGAAGACCGGTATTAGTGGCGGGGAATATTGGCATTCCCCTTATCCGGGAGGCCCGTTCCACAAATTCGGACACGGTAATTGTGGTGGAAGCCAGCAGTTTTCAGCTGGAAACCATAGACCGTTTTCGTCCCCGAGTGGCGGTCATCCTGAATATTACACCTGATCATCTGGACCGCCATCTTACTTTGGAAAAGTATATCCAAGCCAAAGCGAGGATTTTTGAGAACCAAAGTTCTTCGGATTTTACCATTCTAAATTACGATGATGAGAGAGTAAGATCCTTGGCCTCCAAAACACCGGGAAGAGTGATATTTTTCAGCCGGCAGCATATGCTAGAACCGGGAGTGTACGTACAGGACGGCAACGTGGTAGTGGCAATAGAGGGTAAAAAAGAAGTAGTCTGCCCAGCCGAAGAAATAAACATCAAGGGAAGTCATAATTTAGAGAACGCTTTGGCCGGGGTGGCAGCGGGAAGCGCCATGGGGCTTGCTGTCGACAGCATTGCCCGTACTTTACGGACTTTTCCGGGAGTGGCCCATCGCCTGGAGTTTGTGGCTGAGTTTGGCGGAGTAAAGTATATTAACGATTCCAAAGGGACTAACCCGGATGCTGCCATAAAGGCACTGGAAGCATATGCGGAGCCTGTTGTATTAATTGCAGGCGGTAAGAACAAGGGCAGTGACTTTTCATCGTTGGCCATAAAAATTAAAGAGAAAGTTAGAGCGTTGGTCCTGGTGGGCGAGGCTGCCGGAAACATTCAGGAAGCAGTAGAAAAGGTAGGGTTTAAGAATTTTTACCGGGTGGATACTTTTGAAGAAGCGGTCAAAACGGCGGCGTCCCTGGCCCTTCCGGGAGATGTGGTTCTGCTTTCACCGGCCTGTGCCAGTTGGGATATGTTTAGAAGTTATGAAGAGAGAGGAGAAAGATTTAAGAGTTTGGTAATGCAGTTAAAAGCCGGTATGGATGAGGGTAGAAAACCAGACTGA